The Falsibacillus pallidus genome has a segment encoding these proteins:
- a CDS encoding acyl-CoA carboxylase subunit beta translates to MTASKTLEQTLHDKRREIAAGGQPKYHEKLKEQNKLFVRERLNLLFDNGKYEEDAMFANYAAGDLPADGVVTAIGEINGQTVCVMANDSTIKAGSWGARTVEKIIRIQETAEKLKVPMLYLVDSAGARITDQLEMFPNRRGAGKIFYNQVKMSGMIPQICLLFGPSAAGGAYIPAFCDIVIMVEKNASMYLGSPRMAEKVIGEKVSLEEMGGARMHCTVSGCGDVLVQTEEEAIHQARTYLSFFPQNFSEKPPAAEGISPKAGRTLEEIVPENQNAPFDMYEAIDALIDDESFFEIKKLFASEIITGLARIDGKPVGIIANQPKIKGGVLFVDSADKAAKFITLCDAFHIPLLFLADVPGFMIGTKVERAGIIRHGAKLIAAMSSATVPKISVIVRKAYGAGLYAMAGPAFEPDCCIALPTAQIAVMGPEAAVNAVYSNKIQAIEDPKERIAFVQEKHKEYKEHIDIYKLASEMIIDEITAANELRDTLITRFRYYESKEMPFGYRKHPVYPV, encoded by the coding sequence ATGACTGCCTCAAAGACACTCGAGCAGACACTCCATGATAAGCGCCGGGAAATCGCAGCTGGAGGACAGCCGAAGTATCATGAGAAATTGAAGGAACAAAATAAATTATTTGTAAGGGAGCGTCTGAATCTCCTTTTTGATAATGGCAAATACGAAGAAGATGCCATGTTTGCCAATTATGCAGCAGGAGATCTTCCTGCTGATGGAGTAGTGACAGCCATTGGGGAAATCAATGGCCAAACGGTTTGTGTAATGGCCAATGATTCTACCATCAAGGCTGGTTCGTGGGGAGCCAGGACAGTTGAAAAAATTATCCGCATTCAGGAAACAGCTGAAAAGCTGAAAGTTCCGATGCTTTATCTAGTAGATTCTGCTGGAGCCAGAATCACGGATCAATTAGAGATGTTTCCGAATAGAAGGGGAGCAGGGAAGATTTTTTATAATCAAGTGAAAATGTCAGGGATGATTCCTCAAATCTGTCTGCTCTTTGGACCTTCTGCTGCAGGTGGAGCCTATATTCCTGCCTTTTGTGACATTGTTATCATGGTTGAAAAGAATGCTTCCATGTATTTGGGTTCACCGCGCATGGCTGAAAAAGTCATTGGCGAAAAGGTTTCCCTTGAAGAAATGGGCGGTGCAAGGATGCATTGTACGGTAAGCGGCTGTGGTGATGTTCTTGTTCAAACGGAAGAAGAGGCAATTCATCAGGCGAGGACGTACTTAAGTTTCTTCCCTCAGAATTTCAGTGAAAAGCCTCCTGCTGCAGAAGGTATATCTCCAAAAGCAGGAAGGACGCTTGAAGAGATTGTACCTGAAAATCAAAATGCCCCATTTGATATGTACGAAGCGATTGATGCACTTATAGATGATGAGAGCTTCTTTGAAATTAAAAAACTGTTTGCTTCTGAAATCATTACTGGATTGGCGAGGATTGACGGTAAACCTGTAGGGATTATCGCGAATCAGCCAAAAATTAAAGGCGGGGTATTATTCGTAGATTCAGCCGATAAAGCAGCGAAATTCATTACCCTGTGCGATGCGTTCCACATCCCGCTTCTATTCCTGGCGGATGTTCCAGGGTTTATGATTGGGACTAAAGTGGAGCGTGCAGGTATTATCAGGCATGGGGCAAAATTGATTGCCGCCATGAGTTCAGCTACGGTTCCAAAAATATCTGTCATTGTAAGAAAAGCTTATGGTGCAGGCCTATATGCTATGGCAGGTCCGGCATTTGAACCGGATTGCTGCATTGCCCTGCCAACGGCGCAAATAGCTGTGATGGGTCCAGAAGCGGCAGTTAATGCAGTATATTCCAATAAAATTCAGGCGATTGAAGATCCAAAAGAGCGAATTGCATTTGTGCAGGAAAAACATAAAGAATACAAAGAGCATATTGATATTTATAAATTGGCGTCGGAAATGATCATTGATGAAATTACTGCCGCTAATGAACTAAGAGATACATTGATCACCAGGTTCAGATATTACGAATCAAAAGAAATGCCTTTTGGCTATCGAAAACACCCAGTCTATCCTGTATAA
- a CDS encoding biotin/lipoyl-binding carrier protein, with protein MKELTASMAGTVLNVLAGSGEEVAAGQAVIMLESMKMEIPVEASQDGKIAEVKVNIGDFVNEGDVLVTFE; from the coding sequence ATGAAAGAATTAACAGCGTCAATGGCAGGCACAGTATTGAATGTATTAGCAGGCAGCGGGGAAGAGGTTGCAGCAGGTCAGGCAGTCATTATGCTTGAATCGATGAAAATGGAAATTCCGGTAGAGGCGTCCCAGGATGGGAAAATAGCTGAAGTGAAAGTGAATATCGGGGATTTTGTAAACGAAGGCGACGTTTTAGTTACATTTGAATAG
- a CDS encoding acetyl-CoA carboxylase biotin carboxylase subunit: MRKILIANRGEIASRIIRTCRNMGIQTVAVYSDADEGMPFVKEADEAYRIGEAQVNKSYLNMDAIVETALKAEADGIHPGYGLLSENAQFAQKIISNGLTFIGPSPDTIEKMGDKITSRKLMQSAGVPVVPGTHGIADIEEAKAAALEIGYPVMLKASGGGGGIGMIRCNDEQALIQHFASTKNRAKAYFGTDEVFIEKCIEDGRHIEVQIFGDKHGNIVHLFERNCSVQRRNQKVIEEALSPNLSQATRDKMYDAALNAAKAVRYENAGTVEFIVDQNENFYFLEMNTRLQVEHPVTEALTKLDLVKWQVAAARGEKLPLMQSEIQADGHAMEFRVYAEDPDTFFPSPGTITSLKWGDSEYARVDSGYESGSKVTPFYDPMIAKCVIWGETRETCLSNASAFFKETNVEGIKNNIPLFKDILENEEFQKGTYSTKFIEQLKSIKK; this comes from the coding sequence GTGCGCAAAATACTTATTGCGAATCGTGGAGAAATAGCTTCTAGAATCATTCGGACCTGTAGAAACATGGGGATCCAAACAGTTGCAGTGTACTCTGATGCTGATGAAGGAATGCCATTTGTGAAAGAAGCGGATGAAGCATATCGAATCGGTGAGGCACAAGTAAATAAATCATATTTAAATATGGATGCAATCGTTGAGACAGCTCTAAAAGCAGAAGCAGATGGGATTCATCCCGGCTACGGACTGCTTTCGGAAAATGCCCAATTTGCTCAAAAAATCATTTCCAATGGTCTTACATTCATTGGGCCATCCCCGGATACTATTGAAAAAATGGGAGATAAAATCACTTCAAGAAAATTGATGCAGTCAGCAGGGGTGCCGGTTGTTCCTGGAACCCACGGTATTGCTGATATCGAAGAGGCAAAGGCTGCAGCACTTGAAATAGGCTACCCTGTCATGCTAAAGGCAAGCGGCGGCGGCGGCGGGATCGGTATGATTCGCTGCAATGATGAACAAGCGCTCATTCAGCATTTCGCTTCTACTAAAAATAGGGCCAAAGCCTATTTTGGTACAGACGAAGTGTTTATTGAAAAATGCATTGAAGATGGAAGACATATCGAGGTCCAGATCTTTGGAGACAAACATGGAAATATCGTACATCTCTTTGAACGTAATTGTTCGGTCCAGCGAAGAAATCAAAAAGTGATTGAAGAAGCGTTGTCGCCGAATCTTAGCCAAGCTACGAGAGATAAGATGTATGATGCTGCCCTCAATGCTGCAAAAGCAGTCCGTTATGAAAATGCGGGAACAGTGGAATTCATCGTTGATCAAAATGAGAATTTTTACTTCTTGGAAATGAATACAAGGCTTCAAGTGGAGCATCCGGTAACAGAGGCGTTGACGAAACTGGATTTGGTCAAATGGCAAGTTGCTGCTGCGAGAGGGGAAAAGCTTCCATTGATGCAGTCGGAAATTCAGGCAGATGGGCATGCAATGGAATTCAGGGTGTATGCAGAAGATCCGGATACTTTCTTCCCTTCACCTGGGACAATCACTTCATTGAAGTGGGGAGATTCAGAGTATGCCAGAGTGGATTCCGGCTATGAATCCGGCTCAAAAGTGACGCCTTTCTACGATCCGATGATTGCCAAATGCGTCATTTGGGGCGAAACAAGAGAGACATGCCTTTCAAATGCATCTGCGTTTTTTAAAGAAACAAATGTAGAGGGGATCAAAAATAATATTCCTCTCTTTAAAGACATTCTGGAAAATGAAGAGTTTCAAAAAGGAACATACAGTACGAAATTTATTGAACAATTAAAATCCATCAAGAAATAA
- a CDS encoding N-acetyltransferase, with protein sequence MANTTVERLKVNYKTLEEFKKFKEYGVQELSMLEDLQANIVENDSVSPFYGIYYGDKLVARMSLYQRDSKYDLYFNPPQSYLELWKLEVLPNYQLKGYGKILVDFAKEFGLPIKTNSRIKSQGFWEKMGFEPLTYDVERDLGENPMVWLPEGVSEQKSNS encoded by the coding sequence ATGGCAAACACCACTGTAGAGAGATTAAAGGTAAACTATAAGACATTGGAAGAGTTTAAAAAGTTCAAAGAGTACGGTGTCCAAGAACTGTCAATGCTGGAAGATCTGCAAGCTAATATTGTCGAAAATGACAGCGTTTCTCCATTTTACGGAATTTATTACGGAGATAAATTAGTTGCCCGTATGAGCCTATATCAGCGCGACAGCAAATATGATTTGTATTTCAATCCTCCTCAATCATACTTGGAGCTATGGAAACTGGAAGTATTGCCTAACTATCAATTGAAAGGCTATGGAAAGATTCTCGTAGATTTCGCAAAAGAGTTCGGCCTTCCAATCAAGACTAATTCACGAATAAAATCACAAGGTTTTTGGGAAAAAATGGGGTTTGAACCTCTTACTTATGATGTCGAGAGAGATTTAGGAGAAAATCCTATGGTTTGGCTCCCTGAAGGCGTCTCCGAACAAAAATCCAACAGCTGA
- a CDS encoding RsfA family transcriptional regulator has product MTSTRQDAWSQDEDLLLAEVVLKHIREGGTQLHAFEEVGKRLSRTAAACGFRWNSFVRKQYRSGIELAKKHRKEAKKKKNPASSQPAVLDTESTKDTPNKELSVKDFIAYVEKLESEGGSVQKLKNEIEELKKDQKQLRARLAEAEQNYLQTRDKYHALEEDYRSLLGILDRARKMAVMEEHEKEQKVKFTMDKNGNLQRLNK; this is encoded by the coding sequence ATGACATCGACTCGCCAAGATGCCTGGTCCCAGGATGAAGATTTATTGCTTGCAGAAGTAGTCTTGAAACATATCAGGGAAGGTGGAACTCAGCTTCATGCATTTGAAGAGGTTGGGAAAAGGCTTTCCCGGACGGCCGCTGCATGCGGATTTAGATGGAATTCTTTCGTAAGAAAGCAATATCGGTCAGGGATCGAATTAGCAAAAAAACATCGCAAGGAAGCAAAAAAGAAGAAAAATCCTGCCAGCAGCCAACCGGCAGTCCTGGACACGGAGTCTACGAAAGATACTCCAAATAAGGAATTAAGTGTAAAAGATTTCATAGCATATGTGGAAAAGCTGGAAAGTGAGGGCGGCTCCGTCCAAAAATTAAAAAATGAAATTGAAGAGCTGAAAAAGGATCAAAAGCAGCTGAGGGCCAGATTAGCCGAGGCAGAGCAAAACTATCTCCAAACAAGAGATAAATACCATGCACTTGAGGAAGACTACCGTTCGCTCCTTGGCATTTTGGATAGAGCCAGAAAAATGGCGGTCATGGAGGAGCATGAAAAAGAGCAAAAAGTAAAATTCACAATGGACAAAAATGGGAATTTGCAAAGATTAAACAAATAG
- a CDS encoding enoyl-CoA hydratase/isomerase family protein, translating into MKGYTISTIGQSILLFKINRPEKRNAVNYEVMDGLEEAISLADQDEAIKIMAITGEGEKAFCSGGDLSEFHGLKTEEEAFWMLSRMGGILYRLAVLPKPTLAVINGSAVGGGCEIAAACDFRIASINSKMGFIQGNLGITTGWGGASLLFERIQASDALKLLCESSIKDVHGLKEIGFIQEISDFWSEEKIVEFTQQMLQKETAVLSAYKSSLVQKWKVTGLKDRIYQEIKNCSVLWESDAHHKAVDRFLKN; encoded by the coding sequence ATGAAGGGGTATACCATATCTACCATTGGCCAATCTATTCTGTTATTTAAAATCAATAGGCCGGAAAAAAGGAATGCTGTCAATTATGAAGTAATGGATGGGCTGGAAGAAGCAATCAGCCTGGCGGATCAGGACGAGGCAATCAAGATAATGGCTATTACAGGGGAAGGTGAAAAGGCATTCTGTTCCGGAGGGGACCTAAGCGAATTCCACGGACTGAAAACAGAAGAGGAAGCCTTTTGGATGCTCTCCAGAATGGGCGGTATTCTGTATCGCCTTGCAGTCCTACCGAAACCGACATTGGCCGTCATTAATGGCTCTGCTGTTGGAGGAGGATGTGAAATTGCAGCTGCTTGTGATTTCAGGATAGCGAGCATTAATAGCAAAATGGGCTTCATTCAAGGGAACCTGGGAATCACCACAGGATGGGGAGGAGCATCCCTATTATTTGAGAGAATTCAAGCTTCGGATGCATTGAAGCTGCTTTGTGAATCCAGCATTAAAGATGTACATGGATTGAAAGAAATTGGATTCATTCAGGAAATAAGCGATTTTTGGTCAGAAGAAAAAATCGTTGAGTTCACCCAACAGATGCTTCAAAAAGAAACAGCAGTCCTTTCAGCCTATAAAAGTTCCCTTGTCCAAAAATGGAAGGTGACAGGATTAAAAGATAGGATCTATCAGGAAATCAAGAATTGTTCTGTACTTTGGGAATCAGATGCTCACCATAAAGCGGTCGATCGTTTTTTGAAAAATTAA
- the rpmF gene encoding 50S ribosomal protein L32: MAVPFRRTSKTAKRQRRTHFKLQVPGMVSCPNCGEMKLAHRVCKECGTYKGKEVVSK; this comes from the coding sequence ATGGCTGTACCTTTTAGAAGAACTTCTAAAACTGCGAAAAGACAACGCCGTACACACTTTAAACTACAAGTGCCTGGTATGGTATCATGCCCAAACTGCGGTGAAATGAAACTTGCTCACCGTGTATGTAAAGAGTGCGGAACATACAAAGGAAAAGAAGTTGTTAGCAAATAA
- a CDS encoding YceD family protein has product MKWSTIQLQKFRDKGLQIDETVNLSDQLKKMDPEIRDVHPIHVMGRADISSEKVTFHLTISGSIVLPCSRTLVDVDYPIDIQTTETFLLKPSDYEREGDEELHPVNGELIDLTPVIQEIILLEVPMQVFSEEASDDQSLPSGNDWEVLTEEQVQQQLEEKDEEKVDPRLAGLSEFFKQDKNS; this is encoded by the coding sequence ATGAAATGGTCAACGATACAATTACAGAAATTTAGAGATAAGGGACTGCAAATTGATGAGACCGTCAATCTGTCCGACCAATTGAAAAAGATGGATCCTGAAATCAGGGATGTTCATCCTATCCATGTAATGGGAAGGGCGGATATCAGTTCTGAAAAAGTGACATTCCATCTGACAATCAGCGGGTCAATTGTCCTGCCTTGTTCAAGGACTCTTGTTGATGTCGACTATCCGATTGACATTCAAACGACTGAAACATTCCTTTTGAAGCCTTCCGACTATGAGCGTGAAGGTGATGAAGAATTGCATCCAGTAAATGGGGAACTGATAGATCTGACCCCAGTTATTCAAGAGATTATTTTACTTGAAGTTCCGATGCAAGTATTCAGTGAAGAAGCCAGTGATGATCAAAGTCTTCCTTCCGGAAATGATTGGGAAGTTCTGACTGAAGAACAGGTCCAGCAGCAGCTGGAAGAGAAGGATGAAGAAAAAGTAGATCCACGCCTGGCAGGTTTATCCGAATTTTTTAAGCAAGATAAAAATTCTTGA
- a CDS encoding nucleotidyltransferase: protein MKAAGVVVEYNPFHNGHLHHLEESKKMTEADVMIAVMSGNFLQRGEPALVSKWARTKMALKAGVDIVIELPYAFAAQQADQFAFGAISLLDAMNCSSYCFGSESGNPEAFERTLQYVSSSEKELNHNIKSFMKQGMSYPSALSHAYTELGLTEADYIDLTKPNNILGFHYMKAEVRIGSNMKAYTIPRKNADYHDEDFTSATIASATSIRKAIFSPAFKESVITQYIPPSSARELASYKEEFGRFHQWEDYWPLLQYKLLSMPVGYLREIYEVEEGIEYRLKECAIGSTSFKGFMERVKTKRYTWTRIQRMCIHILTNAAKKEMKEKSEAPEYIRLLGMSSNGRRYLNEVKKDLKLPIISKLSSADKDMIHLDVNASNIYAMGLQEPFRGKLMKLEFASPPKIV, encoded by the coding sequence ATGAAAGCTGCTGGGGTAGTAGTTGAATATAATCCATTTCATAATGGCCACTTGCATCACTTGGAAGAATCTAAAAAAATGACAGAAGCAGATGTCATGATTGCCGTGATGAGCGGAAATTTCCTGCAGAGGGGAGAGCCTGCGCTTGTTTCGAAATGGGCCAGGACAAAGATGGCATTGAAAGCGGGTGTTGATATTGTCATTGAGCTGCCTTATGCATTTGCAGCACAGCAGGCCGATCAATTTGCTTTTGGCGCCATTTCTTTACTGGACGCCATGAATTGCTCCAGTTATTGTTTTGGGAGCGAATCCGGAAATCCTGAAGCGTTTGAGCGGACACTCCAGTATGTGAGCAGCTCGGAGAAAGAATTGAATCATAACATTAAATCCTTCATGAAACAAGGCATGAGCTATCCATCAGCCTTATCTCATGCTTATACTGAACTTGGATTAACTGAAGCAGACTACATAGACCTCACCAAGCCAAATAATATTCTCGGCTTTCATTACATGAAAGCCGAGGTCCGAATCGGCTCAAATATGAAAGCATACACAATCCCGAGAAAGAATGCAGACTACCACGATGAAGATTTTACTTCCGCAACTATTGCAAGTGCCACAAGCATAAGAAAAGCCATTTTTTCGCCAGCTTTTAAAGAATCAGTGATCACCCAGTATATCCCTCCTTCCTCCGCTCGGGAATTAGCTTCATATAAAGAAGAATTTGGCAGGTTTCACCAATGGGAGGATTATTGGCCCTTGCTCCAATATAAACTCCTTTCTATGCCTGTCGGATACTTAAGAGAAATCTATGAAGTGGAAGAAGGCATCGAATACCGTTTAAAAGAATGTGCAATTGGTTCAACGTCTTTCAAAGGGTTCATGGAAAGGGTGAAAACGAAGCGCTATACTTGGACAAGGATCCAACGAATGTGCATTCACATCCTAACGAATGCAGCCAAAAAGGAAATGAAAGAAAAGTCCGAAGCACCTGAATATATAAGGCTTCTTGGTATGAGCAGCAATGGAAGACGCTATTTGAATGAAGTGAAGAAAGATTTGAAGCTGCCTATCATTTCAAAACTCTCTTCTGCAGATAAAGACATGATCCACTTGGATGTGAATGCATCAAACATATATGCAATGGGGCTGCAAGAGCCTTTTAGAGGGAAATTGATGAAATTGGAATTTGCTTCTCCGCCTAAAATTGTTTAA
- a CDS encoding SepM family pheromone-processing serine protease yields MAKKITYRILTAAAILLAASMFINLPYYVTKPGAAHELEPIVHVDGGFDEKGKLMLTTVRMGRANIYSYVVAKVRDFEEIIPEDQLKGEEETDEEYNVRQLYYMENSKNNAIQVAYRAAKKPYHFKYKGIYVLDVYPKMPASKILKAGDRITTVDGHKFESSEQFIAYVQKKSAGDSIKLTYVHDDKEKTGTIKLKEFNSGESEGKVGIGIGLVDDRELISTPPVTMKTDEIGGPSAGLMFSLEIYNQLTKEDLTKGMDIAGTGTISPDGKVGRIGGIQLKVMAADKKGADIFFAPDDEIPPEIKKSHPELQSNYVEAKKAAKEIGTDMKIVPVKTFDDAVEYLNKLSPHK; encoded by the coding sequence ATGGCAAAGAAAATAACGTACAGAATATTGACAGCGGCTGCTATCCTATTGGCTGCTTCAATGTTCATCAACCTCCCATACTATGTCACGAAACCGGGTGCAGCCCACGAACTGGAGCCCATTGTGCATGTAGACGGAGGTTTTGACGAAAAAGGGAAATTGATGCTGACCACCGTTCGGATGGGGAGGGCGAATATCTATTCCTATGTAGTGGCAAAAGTAAGAGATTTTGAAGAAATTATACCGGAAGACCAATTGAAAGGCGAGGAAGAAACTGACGAGGAATACAATGTCAGGCAGCTTTATTATATGGAAAACTCTAAGAACAATGCTATACAAGTCGCCTATCGTGCAGCTAAGAAACCATATCATTTTAAATATAAGGGGATTTATGTACTTGATGTCTATCCGAAAATGCCAGCTTCCAAGATTTTGAAAGCAGGTGACAGGATTACGACAGTTGATGGACATAAATTTGAGTCTTCAGAACAATTCATTGCGTATGTTCAAAAGAAATCTGCTGGAGATTCCATCAAACTTACATATGTTCATGATGATAAAGAGAAAACGGGTACAATAAAGCTCAAAGAATTTAATTCTGGGGAATCTGAAGGCAAAGTTGGGATCGGAATCGGATTGGTTGATGACAGGGAGTTGATTTCGACCCCGCCGGTAACGATGAAGACAGATGAAATTGGCGGCCCTTCCGCCGGTTTGATGTTCAGTCTGGAAATTTATAATCAATTAACAAAAGAGGACTTGACGAAAGGGATGGATATTGCGGGGACAGGGACCATTTCGCCTGATGGGAAAGTAGGAAGGATTGGAGGCATTCAGCTGAAAGTAATGGCAGCGGACAAAAAAGGTGCTGATATCTTTTTTGCTCCTGATGATGAAATTCCTCCTGAAATCAAAAAATCCCATCCGGAACTTCAATCCAATTACGTGGAAGCAAAAAAAGCAGCTAAGGAAATTGGAACAGACATGAAAATCGTTCCAGTCAAAACATTTGATGATGCTGTTGAATATTTGAACAAACTTTCGCCTCATAAATAA
- a CDS encoding patatin-like phospholipase family protein translates to MDKPKIGLALGSGGARGFAHLGVMKAFQDHQIDIDLIAGSSMGALVGCFYGVGHDMDQLYKLSTAFRRKFYLDFTVPKMGFIAGNRIKEFIQLFAHGKNLEDLHIPVAVVATDLTNGEKVIFTQGPVSQAVRASISIPGIFVPEKVDGKLLVDGGVIDRVPVSVVKDMGADIVIAVDVSHVKRNAEISTIYDVIMQSIDIMQMELVANREVESDIMIRPHVEQYSTRAFTNISEIIKIGEEEALKMIPSIQKAIADWKEPE, encoded by the coding sequence TTGGATAAGCCAAAAATTGGGTTGGCGCTTGGTTCTGGGGGAGCAAGGGGATTTGCACACCTTGGGGTCATGAAAGCCTTTCAGGATCATCAAATCGATATCGACTTAATTGCAGGCAGCAGCATGGGTGCACTTGTAGGCTGCTTTTATGGAGTTGGCCATGATATGGACCAACTGTATAAACTGTCTACTGCATTTAGAAGAAAATTTTATCTTGATTTCACTGTACCAAAAATGGGGTTTATTGCAGGAAATCGAATCAAGGAATTCATTCAGCTTTTTGCACACGGGAAAAATCTGGAGGATCTCCATATACCGGTTGCTGTCGTCGCGACTGACCTTACAAATGGCGAGAAAGTCATCTTCACACAGGGACCAGTATCCCAAGCTGTGAGAGCAAGTATTTCCATTCCGGGAATTTTTGTTCCCGAAAAAGTTGATGGGAAGCTGCTTGTGGACGGAGGCGTCATCGATCGAGTCCCGGTATCGGTTGTAAAGGATATGGGTGCTGACATTGTCATCGCTGTGGATGTGTCGCATGTTAAACGGAATGCGGAGATTTCAACCATTTATGACGTAATCATGCAAAGCATCGACATTATGCAGATGGAGCTTGTAGCGAACAGAGAAGTGGAATCTGATATTATGATCAGGCCACATGTCGAACAGTACAGTACAAGGGCATTTACAAACATAAGTGAAATTATCAAGATAGGGGAAGAAGAAGCACTGAAGATGATCCCATCTATTCAAAAAGCGATTGCTGATTGGAAGGAGCCAGAATGA
- the ylbJ gene encoding sporulation integral membrane protein YlbJ: MIFSKMKTVLLAASITVMAISMISFPQESFEASIRGLNMWWEIVFPSLLPFFIVSEMLIGFGVVKFIGVLLEPLMRPLFRVPGVGGFVWAMGMATGFPSGANLTARLRKEGQLTRIEAERLVSFTNSSNPLFIFGAVSVGFFYNPNLGIILALSHYLGNFTVGLMMRFYGIKEITKGSRKNKLSVRAAFSALHQTRINEKRPIGKLLGDAVVSSVQTLLMIGGFIILFSVVNKLLFLLHITSFFAWLVSAFFHVVHIPDTLSIPFIAGIFEITLGSQMTSQVQNTDLMHQTMAVSFILGFSGFSVQAQVASILANTDIRFKPFFAARIMHGFSAALIAMILWKPLYEKFFNHGKPSNAIPVFMQPHFEWWEKVLQSFMQYGPLLTIAVLIFYIGLLLKKGLPH, encoded by the coding sequence TTGATTTTTTCAAAAATGAAGACAGTGCTGCTTGCGGCATCCATTACTGTAATGGCGATATCCATGATTTCATTTCCCCAAGAATCATTCGAAGCTTCCATCAGGGGATTGAATATGTGGTGGGAAATCGTTTTTCCTTCCCTTCTGCCATTTTTCATTGTGTCTGAAATGCTGATCGGCTTTGGTGTGGTCAAATTCATAGGTGTACTGCTTGAGCCATTAATGAGGCCCCTTTTTCGTGTTCCAGGTGTGGGTGGTTTCGTTTGGGCTATGGGGATGGCAACTGGCTTCCCTTCTGGGGCGAACTTAACGGCAAGACTCAGAAAAGAAGGGCAGTTGACACGCATCGAGGCCGAACGGCTCGTTTCCTTCACAAATTCTTCTAATCCACTTTTTATTTTTGGTGCTGTTTCTGTCGGCTTTTTTTATAACCCCAATTTAGGCATAATCCTGGCGTTATCTCACTATTTGGGGAACTTCACCGTCGGACTGATGATGAGATTTTACGGGATAAAAGAGATAACAAAAGGAAGCCGCAAAAATAAATTATCTGTTAGAGCTGCTTTTTCTGCCTTGCATCAAACGAGAATCAATGAAAAACGGCCGATAGGAAAACTGTTAGGAGATGCAGTCGTTTCTTCCGTCCAAACATTATTGATGATCGGCGGCTTCATTATTTTATTTTCTGTTGTGAACAAGCTATTATTTCTTTTACATATCACATCATTTTTTGCCTGGCTGGTCAGCGCCTTCTTTCACGTTGTTCACATTCCGGATACTTTGAGTATTCCTTTTATAGCCGGGATTTTTGAAATCACACTTGGCAGCCAAATGACAAGCCAAGTGCAAAACACCGACCTCATGCACCAAACGATGGCAGTCAGTTTCATTTTAGGATTCAGCGGGTTCAGTGTCCAAGCACAAGTGGCCAGTATATTGGCTAATACGGATATTCGCTTCAAACCCTTCTTTGCTGCGAGAATCATGCATGGGTTTTCAGCGGCATTGATAGCCATGATTCTGTGGAAGCCGCTTTATGAAAAATTCTTCAATCACGGAAAACCATCCAATGCTATCCCTGTATTCATGCAGCCCCATTTTGAATGGTGGGAAAAAGTGCTCCAATCTTTTATGCAATATGGTCCATTGCTGACAATTGCAGTCCTCATTTTCTACATCGGTCTTCTATTAAAAAAAGGATTGCCGCATTAG
- the coaD gene encoding pantetheine-phosphate adenylyltransferase has translation MASIAVCPGSFDPITYGHLDIIHRGAKVFDQIYVTVLNNSSKTALFTPEERIQMISEVTKDIPNVKVDSFQGLLMDYAKKVGASAIIRGLRAVSDFEYEMQITSMNRVLNEDIETFFIMTNNQYSFLSSSIVKEVAKYNGDIGELVPEIVAEALRDKFK, from the coding sequence ATGGCAAGTATTGCAGTATGTCCTGGCAGTTTCGATCCGATTACATATGGACACTTGGACATCATCCATCGGGGAGCAAAAGTGTTCGATCAAATATATGTAACGGTTTTGAATAATTCATCAAAGACAGCCCTGTTTACACCCGAAGAAAGAATACAAATGATTTCTGAGGTTACAAAGGATATACCAAACGTAAAAGTGGATTCCTTTCAAGGTTTATTGATGGATTACGCAAAGAAAGTAGGGGCAAGCGCCATCATAAGAGGGCTCCGGGCCGTTTCTGATTTTGAATATGAAATGCAGATTACATCCATGAACAGGGTGCTGAATGAAGATATCGAAACATTTTTCATCATGACAAACAATCAATACTCGTTCCTCAGTTCAAGCATCGTAAAAGAAGTGGCGAAATACAATGGGGATATCGGAGAACTGGTTCCGGAAATCGTTGCAGAAGCTCTAAGGGATAAATTTAAATAA